A single window of Aphidius gifuensis isolate YNYX2018 linkage group LG1, ASM1490517v1, whole genome shotgun sequence DNA harbors:
- the LOC122850528 gene encoding protein FAM210A: MELIMRRNTAGVLLKTIGHSGYLNSLRNSGYLCELNLTKWTKKRNDSSILKKNNSIFSCPISSSNFCSLFEKSLVHDLSDRRIIVSHYSTESDNDKSKVCNTTQPKKKISIFQKMKQLYRDYWKILIPVHIVTSVFHGEKYIQLMKNSNAGDFAVTYALYKVFTPLRYTVTVGGTTLAIKSIEKLGYQHLIRPSIKTTTSSSESSSSHKETPSSSTSTKCLTEDRESKN, encoded by the exons atggaATTAATAATGAGAAGAAATACTGCTGGTGTATTATTGAAAACAATTGGTCATAGTGGATATTTGAATAGTTTACGCAATTCTGGATATTTGTGCGAATTGAATCTCACCAAGTGGACCAAGAAAAGAAACG acagtagtatattaaaaaagaataattcaattttttcttgtccAATTTCATCAAGTAACTTTTGTTCTTTGTTCGAGAAATCTCTTGTACATGATTTATCAGACAGAAGAATTATAGTGTCTCATTACAGCACAGAATCAGACAATGATAAATCGAAAGTTTGTAACACTACTcagcctaaaaaaaaaatatcaatttttcaaaaaatgaaacaactATATCGTGATTATTGGAAAATACTTATACCAGTACATATTGTTACTTCTGTATTTCAtggtgaaaaatatatacaattgatgaaaaattcaaatgccGGTGATTTTGCAGTAACATATGCTTTGTACAAAGTATTTACGCCTTTACGATATACAGTAACTGTTGGTGGAACAACTCTGGCAATAAAGTCAATTGAAAAACTTGGCTATCAACATCTTATACGTCCTTCCATTaag ACAACGACATCATCAAGCGAATCCAGTAGTTCACACAAAGAAACACCAAGTTCCAGTACCTCAACAAAATGTCTCACTGAAGATAGAGAaagcaaaaattaa